One Mycolicibacterium goodii genomic region harbors:
- the trpD gene encoding anthranilate phosphoribosyltransferase, with translation MTSGSSRPFPSASGHDGGPSWPRILGRLTTGQNLPNGHAAWAMDQIMTGAATPAQISGFAVSMKMKRPTAAEVRELADIMLTHARRVPTDEIGTDTVDIVGTGGDGANTVNLSTMASIVVAACGVPVVKHGNRAASSLSGGADTLEALGVRIDLGPDEVARSVREVGIGFAFAPQFHPSYKHASIVRREIGVPTVFNLLGPLTNPAGPRAGLIGCAWADLAEVMAGVFAARGSSVLVVHGDDGLDELTTTTTSTIWRVQGGTMERLTFDPAAFGFKRAEISELVGGDAAENAAETRAVLGGAKGPVRDAVVLNAAGAMVAHAGLASDAQWLPAWEAGLARAIEAIDSGAAEQLLARWVRFGQQL, from the coding sequence GTGACATCCGGATCTTCTCGACCGTTCCCATCAGCTTCCGGCCACGACGGTGGACCGTCGTGGCCTCGGATTCTGGGTCGGTTGACCACCGGCCAGAACCTGCCCAACGGCCACGCCGCGTGGGCGATGGATCAGATCATGACCGGCGCCGCGACGCCCGCACAGATCTCCGGGTTCGCGGTGTCGATGAAGATGAAGCGCCCCACGGCCGCCGAGGTTCGTGAACTCGCCGACATCATGCTCACCCACGCCCGCCGCGTGCCGACCGACGAGATCGGCACCGACACGGTCGACATCGTGGGCACCGGCGGTGACGGGGCCAACACCGTGAACCTGTCCACGATGGCCTCGATCGTGGTGGCCGCGTGCGGAGTGCCTGTGGTCAAGCACGGCAACCGCGCGGCGTCGTCGCTGTCGGGTGGTGCGGACACGCTGGAGGCGCTCGGGGTGCGCATCGACCTCGGCCCCGACGAGGTCGCCCGCAGTGTGCGGGAGGTCGGCATCGGGTTCGCCTTCGCGCCGCAGTTCCACCCGTCCTACAAGCACGCGTCGATCGTGCGCCGTGAGATCGGGGTGCCGACGGTGTTCAACCTGCTCGGGCCGCTGACCAACCCGGCGGGGCCGCGGGCGGGCCTCATCGGCTGTGCCTGGGCGGATCTGGCCGAGGTGATGGCAGGCGTGTTCGCCGCGCGTGGTTCGAGCGTGCTGGTGGTGCACGGCGACGACGGTCTCGACGAGCTCACCACCACGACGACGAGCACGATCTGGCGTGTGCAGGGCGGAACCATGGAGCGGTTGACGTTCGATCCCGCGGCGTTCGGCTTCAAGCGTGCCGAGATCAGCGAGCTGGTGGGCGGCGATGCCGCCGAGAACGCGGCCGAGACCCGGGCGGTGCTCGGCGGGGCCAAGGGCCCGGTGCGGGACGCGGTGGTCCTCAATGCGGCCGGGGCGATGGTGGCCCATGCCGGTCTAGCCAGCGACGCCCAGTGGCTTCCGGCGTGGGAGGCCGGCCTCGCGCGCGCCATCGAGGCCATCGACTCGGGTGCGGCCGAACAGCTGCTCGCGCGTTGGGTGCGGTTCGGTCAGCAGCTCTGA
- a CDS encoding peptidase: MRRSTTSAGTDPADRAASDPGGGRRASNVLNRIPAPLLGLVLLIEFGLAVALLAGAAGPSAPDRQPHPSVSAPVVPSAPTTAPVPTFALPDGRTAHLLNLGGPDALLGRIRDELPAAAQAVTAFWGPDWPREIVIAVAGSPEQFRALGGAGADIAAITTIDRIVFAPGAVNMSPAALRIVLRHELFHYAARSVTAYDAPRWLTEGVADYVARPDAPRPGPLGAEVLARLPSDADLDTPGVARSTAYDRAWWFSRYVADAYGVAELRDLYVRACGFDHPDIATAVRESLGADLDVVVDGWRRWMSG; the protein is encoded by the coding sequence ATGCGCCGATCTACAACATCCGCCGGTACTGATCCAGCTGATCGAGCCGCCAGCGACCCCGGCGGTGGCCGGCGTGCGTCGAACGTTCTGAACCGGATACCGGCTCCGCTCCTCGGACTCGTCCTGCTGATCGAGTTCGGCCTCGCGGTGGCCCTGCTCGCCGGCGCGGCGGGTCCGTCGGCCCCCGATCGGCAACCGCATCCTTCCGTGAGCGCGCCGGTCGTGCCGTCTGCGCCCACGACCGCGCCCGTGCCGACGTTCGCCCTGCCGGACGGCCGCACGGCACATCTGCTGAACCTCGGCGGTCCCGACGCCCTGCTCGGTCGCATCCGCGATGAACTGCCGGCCGCGGCCCAGGCCGTGACCGCGTTCTGGGGACCGGACTGGCCGCGTGAGATCGTGATCGCGGTCGCAGGTTCGCCCGAACAGTTCCGGGCGCTCGGCGGGGCCGGTGCCGATATCGCCGCGATCACCACGATCGACCGGATTGTCTTCGCGCCGGGCGCGGTGAACATGAGCCCCGCGGCATTGCGGATCGTCCTGCGGCACGAACTCTTCCACTACGCGGCGCGCTCGGTCACGGCGTACGACGCGCCCCGCTGGCTCACCGAGGGCGTCGCCGACTACGTCGCCAGGCCCGATGCGCCGCGTCCCGGACCGCTGGGCGCCGAGGTGCTCGCGCGGCTTCCCTCGGACGCCGATCTCGACACGCCCGGCGTCGCCCGGTCGACGGCGTACGACCGGGCGTGGTGGTTCTCGCGGTACGTGGCGGACGCGTACGGCGTGGCAGAGCTGCGTGACCTGTACGTGCGGGCCTGCGGGTTCGATCACCCCGACATCGCGACCGCCGTTCGCGAGAGCCTGGGGGCCGACCTCGACGTGGTGGTCGACGGGTGGCGGCGGTGGATGAGCGGCTAG
- the pimB gene encoding glycosyltransferase family 4 protein, whose amino-acid sequence MTRVLLVTNDFPPRRGGIQSYLEAFVGELVGTHELTVYAPRWKGAAEYDERAARTGYRVVRHPTTLMLPEPVVASRMMRLISELHIETVWFGAAAPLALLGPLARRAGATRVVASTHGHEVGWSMLPVARTALRRIGDDADVVTFVSRYTRGRFASAFGPDAALEHLPPGVDTDRFAPDPHARARLRERYRLGDRPVVVCLSRLVPRKGQDMLIRALPELRRRVPDTALVIVGGGPYLETLQRLAVEHGVAEHVVFTRGIPAEELPAHHAMADVFAMPCRTRGAGLDVEGLGIVYLEASSCGVPVVAGRSGGAPETVLDGRTGTVVDGTDVEAIATAVGDLLADPGRAAAMGVAGRHWALDNWQWRTRGARLAELLSGRREARQA is encoded by the coding sequence ATGACCCGGGTGTTGTTGGTCACCAACGACTTTCCCCCGCGGCGCGGCGGGATTCAGTCGTATCTGGAGGCTTTCGTCGGCGAGCTGGTCGGCACCCACGAGCTCACGGTGTACGCGCCGAGGTGGAAGGGCGCCGCCGAGTACGACGAACGCGCCGCGCGGACCGGCTACCGCGTCGTGCGTCATCCGACGACGCTGATGCTGCCCGAGCCGGTGGTCGCGTCCCGCATGATGCGGCTCATCTCGGAGCTCCACATCGAGACCGTGTGGTTCGGGGCGGCCGCGCCGCTCGCGCTGCTGGGTCCGCTGGCGCGTCGCGCCGGGGCCACGCGCGTCGTGGCGTCCACCCACGGACACGAGGTGGGCTGGTCGATGCTGCCGGTCGCGCGCACCGCGTTGCGCCGCATCGGCGACGACGCCGACGTGGTGACGTTCGTCAGCCGCTACACCCGCGGCCGGTTCGCGTCGGCGTTCGGCCCGGACGCGGCCCTGGAGCATCTGCCGCCCGGTGTCGACACCGACCGCTTCGCACCCGACCCGCACGCCCGTGCTCGACTGCGCGAACGCTACCGGTTGGGCGACCGGCCGGTGGTGGTGTGCCTGTCGCGACTCGTGCCGCGCAAAGGGCAGGACATGCTGATCCGTGCGCTGCCCGAACTGCGGCGGCGGGTGCCCGACACCGCGCTGGTCATCGTCGGCGGCGGGCCGTACCTGGAGACGTTGCAGCGCCTGGCGGTCGAGCACGGCGTCGCCGAGCATGTCGTGTTCACCCGCGGCATCCCCGCCGAGGAGCTCCCAGCGCACCACGCGATGGCCGACGTGTTCGCGATGCCGTGCCGCACCCGTGGCGCCGGCCTCGACGTCGAGGGCCTCGGAATCGTGTACCTGGAGGCCTCGTCGTGCGGCGTGCCGGTGGTGGCGGGCCGCTCGGGCGGAGCCCCCGAGACCGTGCTGGACGGCAGGACCGGCACCGTCGTCGACGGCACCGACGTCGAAGCGATCGCCACGGCAGTGGGCGACCTGCTCGCCGATCCGGGTCGCGCGGCCGCGATGGGCGTCGCGGGCAGGCACTGGGCGCTGGACAATTGGCAGTGGCGGACGCGGGGCGCCCGCCTCGCCGAACTGCTGTCGGGCCGACGCGAGGCGCGTCAGGCGTAG
- the ctaE gene encoding aa3-type cytochrome oxidase subunit III produces the protein MTSAVGTSGTAITSRVHSLNRPNMVSVGTIVWLSSELMFFAGLFAMYFTARAQAGGDWPPEPTELNLALAVPVTLVLIASSFTCQMGVFAAERGDVFGLRRWYVITFLMGLFFVLGQGYEYIHLVEHGTTIPGSAYGSVFYLATGFHGLHVIGGLVAFIFLLARTKMSKFTPAQATAAIVVSYYWHFVDIVWIALFATIYFVR, from the coding sequence GTGACGAGCGCTGTAGGGACCTCGGGAACCGCCATCACGTCGCGTGTTCATTCGCTGAACAGGCCGAACATGGTCAGTGTCGGTACCATCGTGTGGCTTTCCAGTGAGTTGATGTTCTTCGCTGGACTGTTTGCGATGTATTTCACGGCACGCGCCCAAGCCGGTGGTGATTGGCCTCCCGAGCCAACCGAACTCAACTTGGCCCTTGCTGTACCGGTGACGCTGGTCCTGATCGCGTCGTCGTTCACCTGCCAGATGGGCGTCTTCGCCGCCGAGCGCGGCGACGTCTTCGGACTGCGCAGGTGGTACGTCATCACCTTCCTCATGGGTCTGTTCTTCGTGCTCGGCCAGGGCTACGAGTACATCCACCTGGTCGAACACGGCACCACGATCCCGGGCAGCGCCTACGGGTCGGTGTTCTACCTGGCCACCGGTTTCCACGGCCTGCACGTGATCGGCGGCCTGGTCGCCTTCATCTTCCTGTTGGCCCGCACGAAGATGAGCAAGTTCACTCCTGCGCAGGCCACCGCGGCGATTGTCGTCTCGTACTACTGGCATTTCGTCGACATCGTGTGGATCGCGCTGTTCGCCACCATCTACTTCGTCCGATGA
- a CDS encoding polyketide cyclase / dehydrase and lipid transport — translation MNSIQIADETFIAADPAAVGAAVADAASWRRWWPDLRLTVVEDRADKGQRWTVTGALTGTMEIWLEAVLDGVILHYFLHAEPSAVTARALARMDLAKMNHRRRVAGKAMSFEIKQRLEAGRPVGVSPRA, via the coding sequence ATGAACAGCATTCAGATCGCCGACGAGACCTTCATCGCGGCCGATCCGGCCGCGGTCGGCGCGGCGGTGGCCGATGCCGCGAGCTGGCGCCGGTGGTGGCCCGACCTCCGGCTGACCGTCGTCGAGGACCGCGCGGACAAAGGGCAGCGGTGGACCGTGACCGGCGCGTTGACCGGGACCATGGAGATCTGGCTCGAGGCGGTCCTCGACGGCGTGATCCTGCACTACTTCCTGCACGCCGAGCCGTCCGCGGTCACCGCCCGTGCGCTGGCGCGAATGGACCTGGCGAAGATGAACCACCGGCGCCGCGTCGCGGGAAAGGCGATGTCCTTCGAGATCAAGCAGCGGCTCGAGGCCGGCCGGCCCGTCGGGGTGTCGCCGCGGGCCTGA
- the ripC gene encoding peptidoglycan hydrolase RipC, whose protein sequence is MRHARAHRLTSRFKRPIAGVIASLALGAGVLAGSVQADPADDALAKLNELSRQAEQTTEAMHSAQLDLDKKLAAQQAAEKKHADDAAAAEQARAQLATFQASVNRVAAAQYMGGRTSGVDAILTADSPQQLIDQLAVQRVMATEMSAQMQNFRSVGEKAAAAEQASAKSAAEAKTAAEQAAAVRAELQSKQSQLQVQIAIVKSQYEALTPQQREALATAPPPPAAPPAPAPNALPPANDPGVLAAPPEGIPPGDVAPPNAAIPGGPSPVSNTVIQAALSRIGSPYSWGGSGPNAFDCSGLVMWSFQQAGISLPHSSQALARGGQPVSMDNIQPGDLVTYYSDASHVGIYIGDGMMVHASTYGSPVRVAPVNNAPIYNIRRY, encoded by the coding sequence TTGAGGCACGCTCGCGCGCATCGGCTCACAAGTCGTTTCAAGCGACCCATCGCAGGTGTGATAGCGAGTCTGGCGCTAGGTGCCGGAGTCCTCGCGGGAAGCGTGCAGGCCGATCCGGCCGACGACGCGCTGGCAAAGCTCAATGAGCTTTCCCGCCAGGCGGAACAGACCACCGAGGCCATGCACTCGGCGCAGCTCGACCTCGACAAGAAGCTGGCAGCGCAGCAGGCGGCGGAGAAGAAGCACGCCGACGACGCCGCGGCCGCCGAGCAGGCGCGGGCCCAACTGGCAACCTTCCAGGCCTCGGTCAACCGTGTTGCTGCCGCGCAGTACATGGGTGGCCGCACCTCCGGTGTGGACGCGATCCTCACGGCCGATTCCCCGCAGCAGCTGATCGACCAGCTCGCGGTGCAGCGGGTGATGGCCACCGAGATGTCGGCGCAGATGCAGAACTTCCGTTCGGTGGGTGAAAAAGCCGCCGCGGCCGAGCAGGCGTCGGCGAAATCGGCCGCCGAGGCCAAGACCGCGGCCGAGCAGGCTGCCGCCGTCCGCGCCGAACTGCAGTCCAAGCAAAGTCAGCTGCAGGTCCAGATCGCCATCGTCAAATCGCAGTACGAGGCGCTCACGCCGCAGCAACGCGAAGCGCTCGCGACCGCGCCCCCGCCTCCTGCGGCCCCGCCCGCGCCCGCCCCGAATGCGTTGCCACCAGCCAACGATCCCGGCGTGCTCGCAGCTCCGCCCGAGGGCATCCCGCCGGGCGACGTCGCTCCGCCGAACGCGGCGATCCCGGGTGGACCGAGCCCGGTGTCCAACACGGTGATCCAGGCCGCGCTCAGCCGTATCGGCTCGCCGTACTCGTGGGGTGGCTCCGGCCCCAACGCCTTCGACTGCTCGGGTCTGGTGATGTGGTCGTTCCAGCAGGCCGGAATCTCGCTGCCGCACTCCAGCCAGGCGCTGGCGCGCGGTGGTCAGCCGGTCTCGATGGACAACATCCAGCCGGGCGATCTGGTGACCTATTACTCGGACGCATCGCACGTCGGTATCTACATCGGAGACGGGATGATGGTGCACGCGTCGACCTACGGCTCCCCGGTTCGGGTCGCCCCGGTCAACAATGCGCCGATCTACAACATCCGCCGGTACTGA
- a CDS encoding AMP-dependent synthetase/ligase — protein sequence MREYSIPASFSVGEYDNVASSVYAHEADDPNHVILRRQVNGTWTDVTCAQAAAQIRSAALGLIAEGVQPGDRVAILSATRYEWPIIDFAILSVGAVTVPIYETSAAEQVRFVLENSGSVLVFAETDAHADKVDQLFDQLPALRKVFRIEGSGTPALDALAEAGKDVDPAELEKRLAGIRSADPATLIYTSGTTGQPKGCQLTHSNLLHEIRGQKDCFPDHLAKGERLLVFLPLAHVLARAITIGAFTNKVTLGFTSDIKNLVPMFGVFKPTLVISVPRVFEKVYNTAEQNARNDGKGKIFEIAAETAIEWSRAQDGPGAPGLLLRLRHAVFDRLVYGKLRAALGGECHAAISGGAPLGERLGHFYRGVGLSIYEGYGLTETSAAITVNRLNDLKVGSVGKLVPGNSMRIADDGELLVKGGVVFNGYWKNEEETKAVIDADGWFHTGDLGAIDDNGFLTIVGRKKEIIVTAGGKNVAPALLEDRLRAHPLISQAMAVGDKQPFIAALITIDPEALPGWKDRNGKNTNATVADLAEDPDLVAEIDLAVKEANQAVSHAEAIRKFKILPVDFTEDTGELTPTLKVKRKVVAEKFATDIAALYA from the coding sequence GTGCGTGAGTACAGTATTCCCGCATCGTTCAGCGTCGGCGAGTACGACAACGTAGCCAGCTCCGTCTACGCCCACGAGGCAGACGATCCGAACCATGTGATCCTGCGCCGTCAGGTGAACGGCACGTGGACCGACGTGACCTGCGCCCAGGCGGCCGCCCAGATCCGTTCGGCAGCTTTGGGTCTGATCGCCGAGGGCGTGCAGCCCGGCGACCGGGTGGCCATCCTGTCGGCGACGCGCTACGAGTGGCCCATCATCGACTTCGCGATCCTTTCCGTCGGGGCGGTGACCGTGCCGATCTACGAGACCTCCGCGGCCGAGCAGGTGCGTTTCGTGCTGGAGAACTCAGGATCGGTCCTGGTGTTCGCCGAGACCGACGCGCACGCCGACAAGGTCGATCAACTCTTCGACCAGCTGCCGGCGCTGCGCAAGGTGTTCCGCATCGAGGGCTCGGGAACCCCGGCGCTCGACGCGCTCGCCGAGGCGGGCAAGGACGTCGATCCAGCCGAACTGGAGAAACGGCTCGCGGGCATCCGCTCGGCGGATCCCGCCACGCTGATCTACACATCCGGCACCACCGGTCAGCCCAAGGGCTGCCAGCTGACCCACTCGAACCTGCTCCACGAGATCCGCGGGCAGAAGGACTGCTTCCCCGATCATCTGGCCAAGGGTGAGCGGCTGCTGGTCTTCCTGCCGCTGGCCCATGTGCTGGCGCGCGCCATCACGATCGGCGCGTTCACCAACAAGGTCACGCTGGGCTTCACCAGCGACATCAAGAACCTGGTCCCGATGTTCGGGGTGTTCAAGCCGACGCTGGTGATCTCGGTGCCGCGCGTGTTCGAGAAGGTCTACAACACCGCCGAGCAGAACGCCCGCAACGACGGCAAGGGCAAGATCTTCGAGATCGCGGCCGAGACCGCGATCGAGTGGAGCAGGGCCCAGGACGGTCCCGGCGCGCCCGGACTGCTGCTGCGCCTGCGGCACGCGGTGTTCGACCGGCTGGTCTACGGCAAGCTGCGCGCCGCGTTGGGCGGAGAGTGCCACGCCGCGATCTCCGGCGGCGCTCCCCTGGGCGAACGGCTCGGCCACTTCTACCGCGGCGTGGGCCTGAGCATCTACGAGGGCTACGGCTTGACCGAGACCAGCGCCGCGATCACCGTGAACCGTCTCAACGACCTGAAGGTCGGATCGGTCGGAAAGCTCGTGCCTGGCAACAGCATGCGCATCGCCGACGACGGTGAGCTGCTGGTCAAGGGCGGCGTGGTGTTCAACGGCTACTGGAAGAACGAGGAAGAGACCAAGGCCGTGATCGATGCCGACGGCTGGTTCCACACCGGAGATCTCGGCGCCATCGACGACAACGGCTTCCTGACCATCGTCGGCCGCAAGAAGGAGATCATCGTGACCGCGGGCGGCAAGAACGTCGCCCCCGCCCTGCTCGAAGACCGGCTGCGCGCGCACCCGTTGATCAGCCAGGCCATGGCCGTCGGCGACAAACAGCCGTTCATCGCCGCGCTCATCACGATCGATCCCGAGGCCTTGCCCGGCTGGAAGGACCGCAACGGCAAGAACACGAACGCCACGGTGGCCGACCTGGCCGAAGACCCTGACCTGGTCGCCGAGATCGACCTGGCGGTCAAGGAGGCCAATCAGGCCGTGTCGCACGCCGAGGCCATCCGCAAGTTCAAGATCCTGCCGGTCGATTTCACCGAGGACACCGGGGAACTGACCCCGACGCTGAAGGTCAAGCGCAAGGTGGTGGCCGAGAAGTTCGCCACGGACATCGCGGCGCTCTACGCCTGA